A region from the Pseudomonas cucumis genome encodes:
- a CDS encoding malto-oligosyltrehalose synthase translates to MNQSLIQPLRATLRLQFHKDFTLDQAVPLVPYFASLGISHVYASPLLAARAGSMHGYDVVDPTTVNPELGGEAALRRLVAALREQNMGLILDIVSNHMAVGGGDNPWWLDLLEWGRLSPYGEFFDIQWHSPDPLMEGQLLLPFLGSDYGIALQDGTLPLRFDARRGAFYVEHYEHNFPICPTNYGELLKADDQLNAEQVEQLKSLADRFSTLSYQTDVHNLAIPLKTELHELASDPAILHAIQHTLGTYDSLTPEGFQRLHNLLERQSYRLASWRTAADDINWRRFFDINELGGLRVERPAVFEATHAKIFELVAEGLVDGLRIDHIDGLADPRGYCRKLRRRVDSLAPERHLPIYVEKILGEGETLHRDWSVDGSTGYEFMNQLSLLQHDPEGAQTLGELWSRHSERPADFRQEAQLARQQILNGSLAGDFESVAHALLQVARDDLMTRDLTLGAIRRALQELIVHFPVYRTYISPLGRAAQDEVFFQQAMDGARQTLGEADWPVLDCLAGWLGGQPWRRYPVGRPRKLLKHACVRFQQLTSPAAAKAVEDTALYRSAVLLSRNDVGYNTEQFSAPVADFHAACVNRLAEFPDNLLATATHDHKRGEDTRARLAVLSERSAWYAEQVEHWRTLADELRIEPGAPSAGDELILYQAILGSWPLELRSDDQAALEDYAKRLWQWQQKALREAKLQSSWSAPNEGYEQATHGFLERLLLSPEGERLRAALGAAAQSIAAPGALNSLAQTLLRMTVPGVPDLYQGNEFWDFTLVDPDNRRPVDYASRQQAMHGRLDQPDLLANWRDGRIKQALIAQALNRRAEHAELFQKGTYQALEILGSQAHRVLAFVREWQGKRAIVTVPIRCAELLENSAEPQIDAPLWGDTRVKLPFAAPEENLKGLFASVIVTKHRELMVSAALGNFPVNLFIQTTQA, encoded by the coding sequence ATGAATCAATCGCTCATCCAGCCGCTGCGGGCGACCCTGCGGCTGCAATTTCATAAAGATTTCACCCTGGATCAGGCGGTGCCGCTGGTGCCGTACTTCGCCAGCCTGGGCATCAGCCACGTCTATGCCTCGCCGCTGCTCGCCGCCCGCGCGGGGTCCATGCATGGCTACGACGTGGTGGACCCGACCACGGTCAACCCTGAACTGGGCGGCGAAGCTGCCTTGCGCCGTTTGGTCGCTGCATTGCGCGAACAGAACATGGGGCTGATCCTCGACATCGTCTCCAACCACATGGCTGTCGGCGGTGGCGATAACCCCTGGTGGCTCGACTTGCTGGAATGGGGGCGTCTGAGCCCTTACGGCGAGTTCTTCGACATTCAATGGCACTCGCCCGACCCGTTGATGGAAGGCCAATTGCTGCTGCCTTTTTTGGGCAGCGATTACGGCATCGCCTTGCAGGACGGCACCCTGCCCTTGCGTTTCGATGCCCGGCGCGGCGCTTTCTATGTCGAGCACTACGAACATAATTTCCCGATTTGCCCGACGAACTACGGCGAACTGCTCAAGGCCGATGATCAATTGAATGCCGAGCAGGTCGAGCAGCTGAAATCCCTGGCAGACCGCTTCAGTACCTTGAGTTATCAGACCGACGTACACAACCTGGCGATTCCGCTGAAAACCGAGCTGCATGAACTCGCCAGCGATCCGGCTATTCTTCACGCGATCCAGCACACGCTCGGCACCTACGACTCGCTCACCCCCGAGGGTTTCCAGCGCCTGCATAACTTGCTGGAGCGCCAGAGTTATCGCCTGGCCAGTTGGCGCACCGCGGCGGACGATATCAACTGGCGGCGCTTTTTCGATATCAACGAACTGGGTGGCCTACGGGTCGAACGCCCGGCGGTGTTCGAGGCGACCCACGCAAAAATCTTCGAGCTGGTGGCCGAGGGTCTTGTCGATGGACTGCGCATCGATCACATCGATGGCCTCGCCGATCCGCGTGGTTACTGTCGCAAATTGCGCCGCCGAGTCGATAGCCTGGCACCGGAGCGGCACCTGCCGATCTACGTCGAGAAGATCCTCGGCGAAGGCGAAACCCTGCACCGCGACTGGTCCGTCGATGGCAGCACCGGTTACGAATTCATGAACCAGTTGTCGTTGCTGCAACACGACCCCGAAGGCGCCCAGACCTTGGGTGAACTCTGGAGCCGGCACAGTGAACGGCCCGCCGATTTCCGTCAGGAGGCACAACTGGCGCGCCAGCAGATTCTCAACGGCTCCCTCGCCGGGGATTTCGAAAGCGTCGCCCACGCCTTGTTGCAAGTGGCCCGGGACGACTTGATGACCCGGGACCTGACCCTCGGCGCGATCCGTCGGGCCTTGCAGGAACTGATCGTGCACTTCCCGGTGTATCGCACTTACATCAGCCCGCTGGGCCGCGCCGCCCAGGACGAAGTGTTTTTCCAGCAGGCCATGGACGGTGCCCGGCAAACCCTCGGCGAGGCCGACTGGCCAGTGCTCGATTGCCTGGCCGGCTGGCTCGGTGGTCAACCCTGGCGCAGATACCCGGTGGGCCGCCCACGCAAACTGCTCAAGCATGCCTGCGTGCGCTTCCAGCAACTGACCTCACCGGCGGCGGCCAAAGCGGTGGAAGACACCGCGCTTTATCGCTCGGCGGTGCTGCTGTCGCGCAACGATGTCGGCTACAACACCGAGCAATTCAGCGCCCCGGTGGCGGACTTCCATGCGGCCTGCGTCAATCGCCTCGCCGAGTTCCCCGACAACCTGCTGGCCACCGCGACCCACGACCACAAACGCGGCGAAGACACCCGCGCGCGGTTGGCGGTGTTGAGCGAGCGCAGCGCCTGGTACGCCGAACAGGTCGAACACTGGCGAACCCTGGCCGATGAATTGCGCATTGAACCCGGTGCGCCTTCGGCGGGTGACGAGCTGATTCTTTATCAAGCGATCCTAGGCAGTTGGCCGCTGGAGCTGCGCAGTGATGATCAGGCAGCGCTCGAGGACTACGCCAAACGCCTCTGGCAGTGGCAACAGAAAGCCCTGCGCGAAGCCAAGTTGCAAAGCAGCTGGAGCGCGCCAAACGAGGGGTATGAACAGGCGACCCATGGGTTTCTCGAACGCCTGCTGCTCAGCCCCGAAGGCGAGCGACTACGCGCGGCCCTCGGTGCGGCGGCGCAGAGCATCGCCGCTCCGGGCGCGTTGAATAGCTTGGCGCAAACCTTGCTGCGAATGACCGTGCCGGGGGTACCGGACCTCTATCAGGGCAACGAGTTCTGGGACTTCACGCTGGTCGATCCGGACAACCGCCGGCCGGTGGATTACGCCAGCCGTCAGCAGGCCATGCACGGACGGTTGGACCAGCCCGATCTGTTGGCGAACTGGCGTGACGGGCGCATCAAGCAAGCCCTGATCGCCCAAGCGTTAAACCGGCGTGCCGAGCATGCCGAGCTGTTTCAAAAAGGGACGTATCAAGCCCTGGAAATCCTCGGCAGCCAGGCTCACCGGGTACTGGCATTTGTTCGCGAATGGCAGGGAAAACGGGCTATCGTGACAGTACCGATACGCTGTGCCGAACTGCTGGAAAACAGTGCCGAACCACAGATTGACGCGCCGCTGTGGGGCGATACACGGGTCAAATTGCCGTTCGCCGCCCCTGAAGAAAATCTGAAGGGACTTTTTGCAAGCGTCATAGTCACAAAACACAGGGAACTGATGGTCAGCGCCGCGCTGGGGAATTTCCCGGTCAATCTCTTTATCCAAACTACCCAAGCTTGA
- the malQ gene encoding 4-alpha-glucanotransferase gives MSNAQLEILANRAGLAVDWIDANGRPQKVTPAVLRSVLSGLGHPANTAQEIDASLLQLQEVQQTRHLPPLLTCDVGVGLDLAHYFEPQTPCEIHLEDGSRINLKLDDNAVLPGLVPVGYQHVSIDDQSFTLAVAPQRCYSVGDAVDSENPRAWGLSVQLYSLRRPGDGGFGDTQALEDLARVAGERGAEALAISPLHAMFSGDTQRYSPYSPSSRLFLNSLYAAPGAILGERALRTAIDATGLAAELKHLEALPLIDWPTAAEAKHRLLEALYEGFTHGEHPLHPDFSSFRHAGGEALENHCRFEAIQEARARRGESLDWREWPEQWRDPRSIALAHFAEENSSRIGYYAFCQWLIARSLERAQTAARSAGMGIGLIADLAVGADGGGSQAWSRQDELLASLTVGAPPDILNRSGQGWGISAFSPEGLVRNGFRAFIEMLRANFAHAGGLRIDHVMGLQRLWVIPNDAPPSDGAYLYYPVDDLLRLLTLESHRHQAIVLGEDLGTVPEGLREKLIARSILGMRVLLFEQDNTHFKSILDWPDNALATTSTHDLPTLNGWWHGRDIDWSARLNLVDAPGEIEWRQHREREREGLRRVLSEDPQNFREESHETDQVLDAAIRFLGHTRAPLVLLPMEDALGIEQQANLPGTTDTHPNWSRRLPGDSDALLDDPDAARRLELLACARLQAAERDQ, from the coding sequence ATGAGCAATGCGCAACTGGAAATACTGGCCAACCGAGCAGGCCTGGCCGTCGACTGGATCGACGCCAATGGCCGTCCACAGAAAGTGACCCCGGCGGTGTTGCGCTCGGTGCTCAGTGGGCTTGGCCATCCCGCCAATACCGCCCAGGAGATCGACGCCAGCCTGCTGCAATTGCAGGAGGTGCAACAAACCCGGCACCTGCCACCGCTGCTGACCTGCGACGTGGGCGTCGGCCTTGATCTGGCCCACTACTTCGAACCGCAAACTCCGTGTGAAATCCATCTCGAAGACGGCTCACGGATTAACTTGAAGCTCGATGACAACGCTGTGTTGCCCGGCCTGGTGCCGGTGGGTTATCAGCATGTCAGCATCGACGATCAATCCTTCACCCTGGCGGTGGCACCCCAGCGCTGCTACAGCGTCGGCGACGCCGTTGACAGTGAAAACCCGCGCGCCTGGGGCCTGAGCGTGCAGTTGTACTCACTGCGCCGTCCCGGCGATGGCGGTTTCGGCGATACCCAAGCCTTGGAAGATCTGGCCCGGGTGGCCGGCGAACGAGGCGCCGAAGCGTTGGCGATCAGCCCGCTGCATGCGATGTTCAGCGGCGACACCCAGCGTTACAGCCCTTACTCGCCGTCCAGCCGTTTGTTCCTCAACAGCCTGTACGCGGCGCCCGGTGCGATTCTCGGTGAACGTGCCCTGCGCACCGCGATCGACGCCACCGGTCTTGCCGCGGAGCTCAAGCACCTCGAAGCATTGCCGCTGATCGACTGGCCCACCGCCGCCGAAGCCAAGCACCGCTTGCTCGAAGCCTTGTACGAAGGTTTCACCCACGGTGAACATCCCTTGCACCCCGACTTCAGCAGTTTCCGCCATGCCGGTGGCGAAGCGCTGGAAAATCATTGCCGCTTCGAAGCGATCCAGGAAGCCCGCGCGCGGCGCGGTGAAAGCCTCGACTGGCGCGAGTGGCCCGAACAATGGCGTGACCCGCGCAGCATCGCGCTGGCGCATTTTGCCGAAGAGAACTCGAGCCGCATCGGCTACTACGCGTTCTGCCAATGGCTGATTGCGCGCAGCCTGGAGCGCGCCCAGACCGCCGCCCGCAGTGCCGGCATGGGCATTGGCCTGATCGCCGATCTGGCGGTCGGCGCCGACGGCGGCGGCAGCCAGGCCTGGAGTCGCCAGGACGAATTGCTCGCCTCACTGACCGTGGGTGCGCCACCGGACATCCTCAACCGTTCCGGCCAGGGCTGGGGCATTTCCGCGTTCTCCCCCGAAGGCCTGGTGCGCAACGGCTTTCGCGCGTTTATCGAAATGCTGCGGGCCAACTTCGCCCATGCCGGCGGCCTGCGTATCGACCACGTCATGGGCCTGCAACGCCTGTGGGTGATCCCTAACGATGCGCCGCCCAGCGACGGTGCCTACCTCTATTACCCGGTGGACGACCTGCTGCGCCTGCTGACCCTCGAATCCCATCGGCATCAGGCCATTGTCCTCGGCGAAGACCTCGGCACCGTGCCCGAGGGTTTGCGCGAGAAACTCATCGCGCGCTCGATTCTCGGCATGCGCGTGCTGCTGTTTGAACAGGACAATACGCACTTCAAGTCGATTCTCGACTGGCCGGACAACGCCCTGGCAACCACCAGCACCCATGACCTGCCGACGCTCAATGGCTGGTGGCACGGCCGCGATATCGACTGGAGCGCGCGCTTGAACCTGGTCGACGCCCCGGGTGAAATCGAATGGCGCCAACACCGTGAGCGCGAGCGCGAAGGTTTGCGCCGGGTATTGAGCGAGGACCCGCAAAATTTCCGCGAAGAGTCCCACGAAACCGATCAGGTGCTCGACGCCGCGATCCGCTTCCTCGGCCATACCCGCGCGCCGCTGGTATTGCTGCCAATGGAAGATGCCTTGGGTATCGAACAGCAGGCCAACCTGCCCGGCACCACCGATACCCATCCCAACTGGTCCCGCAGGCTACCCGGCGACAGCGACGCACTGCTCGATGATCCAGACGCCGCCCGACGCCTGGAATTGCTCGCCTGTGCGCGACTTCAGGCGGCCGAGCGTGACCAATGA